GCGCCGTAATCGAATGGTGGCGGTGGTAAGTCTGATCCTGGCGCAACTGATTGTGCTGAGCGGCCTGGGTGCAGCGGGCTATTTCTTCCTGTTGAAATCCGGCGGGACAAAACCAGGACCAATGACTATCAGACGCTACCCCTATAACGTGCCAACACATAAAGGTGGCACGATCGTTTATGGCTCGCCGTACTTTATCGAAAGTACCAACCCCTGGTTTGCTGGCTATGCAGAGGATTTTGACTTGATCGATGCGCTATGGGGTTCTCCACTAGTCATTGGCCCCTCAGGAACCTATCTGCCCGACCAACTGGCTGAGATTCCAACCCAGGCCAATGGGGATGTCAGCAAAGATGGCCTGACTGTGGTCCTGAAACTCCGACACGATTTGCGCTGGTCGGATGGTCAGCCGCTGACGGCAGATGATTTTGTCTACTGGCTTGAGGTGGAACAGGATCCGAGAACGGGCGTCATCTCCTCGAACGGCTTTGATGGACTCGCCAACTACAGGGCGCGTGATCCCTACGCCCTGCTCCTTACCTACAAGCGCCCCTTTGCGCCTTATCTGGCCTATTTGCCATTTGCCGCCCCCAGGCATGTCTGGGGAAAGGTTCAGCATCCCGATCTAGCGAGCAGGCAAGATGTGACCCTTACCCCGGGAGTAACCAGCGGACCATTCATGCTCGCAAACTATTCCGGCGAAAATGGCATCAGCGGACCACGCTTCCTCATGGTCCCTAACCCCTATTATGTCTCGACGACGCTGCACGCCTCTGTGCTAGACCAGCTAATCTTCCAGGGCTACAATGATGTGGCGAGCGCCGTTGCCGCCTACCAGGGAGGAGAAATTGACCAGATAGAGAATCTTCAGCCTGGCGATCTGCCTGGCGTGAAGAGGCTACAAGGCTTGCGCATCAGCCCCACCATTGGCTATACCCATCTGGACTTCAACCTGACCAAGCCAGCGCTGCAAGATGCCAATGTGCGCAAGGCAATTGAGGAATCGATTGACCGCTGCCAGATCATCAAGGTGGCATTTAGCCAGCCCTGCAATAGCTTGCGTGTGGATACCATCCTGCCCAAACCTTCCCCTGATTTTGACCCAACCAACCAGACCTATAGCTTTGATCTGGCTCAGGCTAAAAAGGACATGCAGATCGCCGGATGGGACTGCTCCGGCAGAACCTGCACACAGAACCGCCAACCGTTCCCAACCCTGAATCTAGTCACCTACACCGGGAACCCTTACGACGCGATTGCCCGGCTGATGAAGCAAGACCTGGAGGCGTTGGGGCTGTCGGTCAGCCTCCAGGGCTTTGATAGCCACACCATTTTTGCCAACTTTACGCGCGGTGGCGTGTTAGCGACTGGCAAGTACGATCTGGCTGTCTTTGGCTATAATTTCACCCTGGACTCAGACGTAAATCTCTATCCCAGCTTTCATAGCTCGGAGATTCCAAGCGCCGAACACCCAACCGGACAGAATTATGAGCGAGTGAATGATGTTGGGGTTGATGAGTTGTTGGATGAGGGGCGTACCACGCTAGGCAGTGCAGAACGCTCTCAGATTTACAAAGACGTACAACGAATTCTCGTCCAAAAAGTCTACGTGATCCCACTTTATCTGGAACCAAATATCGTCCTCACCAGTTCGATCATTGGCAACTACTTTACCAATCCAACGCTCCTGGGGAACGCCTGGAATATCGGCGACTGGTATCGCACCAGATAAAGACGCCTTCCCGGCAGGTTTGTTATTTTGCTCGATTCCAATCAAATTCGGAATAAGGAATGCTTGCTTGATATAGCTCTATTGCTGACCGCACATACAACACCATATCTTGAGGAAGCTGCACCA
The DNA window shown above is from Ktedonobacterales bacterium and carries:
- a CDS encoding ABC transporter substrate-binding protein; the encoded protein is MSEYQGQQLGYYRVIRFLGEGGYAQVFLGEHVFLKTQAAIKVLTTRLAQEEMENFLREAQTIARLRHPNIVRVLDFGVQDGTPFLVMDYAPHGTLRQRHPRGVQLPLEVVLPYVQQIAEALQYAHEEKLIHRDIKPENMLIGLRDEILLSDFGIATVAQSSRYEGQQDIAGTIAYMAPEQVQGQPRPASDLYSLGVVVYEWLSGDRPFQGTFTEVVVQHAVKPPPPMRAKVPMLSPKVEQVIMTALEKDPNDRFTNARTFARALEEASLVSELPLPRFSNLPSLEAMSFPQSSNSLEILRPSAPFEPTPIPSTVQTDYETRPYRAPAGTPSSARIPPPSAREAVPPTPAKRRNRMVAVVSLILAQLIVLSGLGAAGYFFLLKSGGTKPGPMTIRRYPYNVPTHKGGTIVYGSPYFIESTNPWFAGYAEDFDLIDALWGSPLVIGPSGTYLPDQLAEIPTQANGDVSKDGLTVVLKLRHDLRWSDGQPLTADDFVYWLEVEQDPRTGVISSNGFDGLANYRARDPYALLLTYKRPFAPYLAYLPFAAPRHVWGKVQHPDLASRQDVTLTPGVTSGPFMLANYSGENGISGPRFLMVPNPYYVSTTLHASVLDQLIFQGYNDVASAVAAYQGGEIDQIENLQPGDLPGVKRLQGLRISPTIGYTHLDFNLTKPALQDANVRKAIEESIDRCQIIKVAFSQPCNSLRVDTILPKPSPDFDPTNQTYSFDLAQAKKDMQIAGWDCSGRTCTQNRQPFPTLNLVTYTGNPYDAIARLMKQDLEALGLSVSLQGFDSHTIFANFTRGGVLATGKYDLAVFGYNFTLDSDVNLYPSFHSSEIPSAEHPTGQNYERVNDVGVDELLDEGRTTLGSAERSQIYKDVQRILVQKVYVIPLYLEPNIVLTSSIIGNYFTNPTLLGNAWNIGDWYRTR